The genomic segment AAACTAATATTTTTAATCTGTGAAAAAACATCTTGCAATTCATCATTTTCTCTTTTAGCTTGTGAAGGATTAAATTTTGATGTTTGATATGATAATTCTTCATTTTGGCTTAATTGATGATAGCGCTCTTGTTCTAATCTATGATTTCTTTCAACCGTGCGATTTTTCAATTGCATGACATCATCAATTTGATTTTCTTTTGCCATAATTTTTTGATTATAAGCGAGACGTTCTAATTCATTTTTATCTTTTGAAATTTTTCGTGTGCCAAAGTCTAGTGCCTCAAATTGTACCGTTTGCTTTTTCCGAAAAGTTGAAACATTGGGCTGTTTCTCTTGATTACTATTTTTCTGCCGTTCTGCTCGTTTCTGATTTTCCTTTAGCTGATTTTCTCGCCATATTTTTAAGTGTTCTTTAGGGTCAAGTCCTGCCCATATTGCAAGTGTTTTTGCCCATTCCTCATTTGCTTCCATAAATACTCTCTACTTTTTGAACTGTTGCGCATCTGAAATATCTCGTTCCTCAATTTTATGAGCAAGTTCAGGAAATTTTTTAGCTTGTTTAAGAATAACCGAGGAGAAATCAGAAACAAGATTGAGCATTTGATTAGACACGCTTTCCCCTGCCTTCATACTAGCAATATTGCTTGACCCTAAACTTATGGTCTTATTTTTATGTGAACTAGTATCTATCCCACTAATTCAGAAATAGCTCCTTGTGCTACTATTGAGTTAGAACTTAGTTTCGATGTTCCCATTATGTAAAATTCTCCTTAAATTTTCATGTGATTCTAATTAAGTTTATTTTACAGTTTTTAGAAGGGATTTGCAACTGCTTACCCCATTTTATTTACAATTAATATTTCAAATTTACAAAATAAAAAGCCACTAGTTCTTTTTTTGATTAGTGCCTTTTTATTTTATAAATTTACATATTATTCTTTGCTTGGTTAGTTTTTTGGTTAGTTTTCTTGTTTTCTATTCTACATTTGTTATTTTACTGGCTTCACGAAGTCCTCTGCTTCATAGTATAATTATAACATTTTTTTCATTGAATTTTAGACAAATTCCATCTAAAAAAGAAAACCTGAACAGTCAGGTTTTCTAACGCTGTTAAAGATGAAATCGTCTAAAACATTATTCAGAGCGATTTAGCTGTTTAAACAAGGAAATAATCTCTAAAATAATTTGAATTTGAGATTCTGTGAGACCGCTCAAGTCAACATCTTTAGTATCCATGATAAAACTCTCCTTTCACCATAGACGATGTAAAACTTGCACTAAAAAAACACTGCAAAAATCTGCAATGTCTTATTTTTCTTTCAAAGCATTAAACTGCTCAAATTCATTAATCAAACGCAGCACAATTTGAAGCTGCTCATCCGTCAAAGACGATGTATTAAACTCCTTGTCGTCAGACAAGCCCAGTAAATAGTCAGCCGAAACATCAAAAATCTGACAAAGTTGGATAAGAATTTCGATTGACAGATACTGCTTATTTTTTTCATACGAGGAAACAGACGCACCAACCACGCCAAGCCTTGACGCAAGCTCATTTTGAGTGAACTTTTTCTCAATTCGCAGCGCGTGCAGTTTATCCCCAAAATATTCCATTCCCACTTGATTCACCTCGCTTTCAAATTCTAACAAAGAAAAATCAATTAAGAGTTTCTGTATAATTTGAGCTTTAGCGAAATTTATTCTATAATAAAAGCATATGAACGCTTTAATTTTAGGAGAAATTAAACATGAAAAATTTATCACTTTTGGGGGTTGGATTGCTCTCTTTGACCCTACTTGCAGCTTGCAGTTCAACTAACTCTGCCACAAAGGATTCTGGGAGCAAAGAAATAAAAGTTTCTTCATCTTCCTCAAAAGCCAAGCCCAAAACTAATTCCGTTATTACGGCTACAAACGAACTTGCTGCAAACTCAAAATCAACAGGTGAAATCTATGT from the Lactococcus allomyrinae genome contains:
- a CDS encoding helix-turn-helix domain-containing protein, which produces MEYFGDKLHALRIEKKFTQNELASRLGVVGASVSSYEKNKQYLSIEILIQLCQIFDVSADYLLGLSDDKEFNTSSLTDEQLQIVLRLINEFEQFNALKEK